In one Stenotrophomonas maltophilia genomic region, the following are encoded:
- a CDS encoding sensor histidine kinase yields the protein MASDTASPPRKADPVATKGERRRTPYRRRLRSRIIVSFVLLGFCLTTLFAFATNWARIRVENQLVEDVINHNIEEYARRFYEHPGRNPAVPVQQIRAYAYSADKFDKARESWPQWADLQTGNYNLSGTDEQGQPYAYKLAVRKADDAWFFLAYDMTDSMRGSKQLNRALVLSVLVFSLLSLVLGWWSASKVMKPVSDLAARLRAYRGGTSEPEPLAPRFPDDEVGQLAQALDDYSSRLTEVVQRDREFNADVSHELRTPLAVIRGATELLLTRPGLDEKVLQRLQRIQRAEQQCSDLIGALLLLSRNERGQGTSNVARVAEQLLDAHRAQLGGKPLELALEGERNLVIDAPEAALSVALGNLIGNAVKYSQDGEVRVHVGANSVSVTDSGPGLSEEDAAKLFQRGYRGTHAGHSQGGGIGLSIVSRLCDLYGWQVSVRPGGERGVIATLTFSPRPL from the coding sequence ATGGCATCGGATACCGCATCGCCACCCCGGAAAGCTGATCCCGTGGCAACCAAGGGGGAGCGCCGGCGCACGCCGTATCGGCGCCGCCTGCGCAGTCGAATCATCGTGTCATTCGTGTTGTTGGGCTTCTGCCTGACAACACTGTTCGCGTTCGCCACCAACTGGGCCCGGATTCGGGTGGAGAACCAGCTGGTCGAGGATGTGATCAACCACAACATTGAAGAATACGCCCGTCGCTTCTACGAGCACCCCGGACGCAATCCGGCCGTGCCGGTACAGCAGATCCGCGCGTATGCCTATTCGGCGGACAAGTTCGACAAGGCGCGTGAGTCCTGGCCGCAATGGGCTGACCTGCAGACCGGCAACTACAACCTCAGCGGGACCGACGAACAGGGGCAGCCGTACGCCTACAAGCTTGCCGTGCGCAAGGCCGACGATGCGTGGTTCTTCCTGGCCTATGACATGACCGACAGCATGCGCGGCAGCAAGCAGCTCAACCGCGCCCTGGTACTGTCGGTGCTGGTGTTCAGCCTGCTGTCGCTGGTGCTGGGCTGGTGGTCGGCCTCGAAGGTGATGAAGCCGGTATCGGACCTGGCGGCCCGCCTGCGCGCCTACCGGGGCGGCACCAGCGAGCCTGAGCCGCTGGCGCCGCGCTTCCCCGACGACGAAGTGGGCCAGCTGGCCCAGGCGCTGGACGACTACTCCTCGCGATTGACCGAAGTGGTGCAGCGCGACCGTGAGTTCAATGCGGACGTCAGCCACGAACTGCGCACGCCGCTGGCGGTGATCCGCGGCGCCACCGAGCTGCTGCTGACCCGTCCCGGCCTGGATGAAAAGGTGCTGCAGCGCCTGCAGCGCATCCAGCGTGCCGAGCAGCAGTGCAGTGATCTGATCGGCGCTTTGCTGCTGCTGTCCCGGAACGAGCGGGGGCAGGGCACCAGCAATGTTGCCCGCGTGGCCGAGCAGCTGCTGGACGCGCACCGCGCGCAGCTGGGGGGCAAACCCCTGGAACTGGCGCTGGAGGGCGAGCGCAACCTGGTGATCGACGCGCCCGAGGCCGCGCTTTCGGTGGCGCTGGGCAACCTCATCGGCAACGCGGTGAAGTACTCGCAGGATGGCGAAGTCCGCGTGCACGTAGGGGCCAACTCGGTCTCGGTCACCGACAGTGGTCCGGGCCTGAGCGAGGAAGATGCGGCCAAGCTGTTCCAGCGCGGTTACCGCGGTACGCACGCGGGCCATTCGCAGGGCGGCGGCATCGGCCTGTCGATCGTCAGCCGCCTCTGCGACCTGTACGGCTGGCAGGTCAGCGTGCGCCCCGGGGGCGAGCGGGGCGTGATCGCAACGCTGACGTTCTCGCCCAGGCCGCTGTAG
- a CDS encoding response regulator transcription factor — protein MRILVIEDNSDIAANLGDYLEDRGHTVDFAADGVTGLHLAVVHEFDAIVLDLNLPGMDGIEVCRKLRNEARKQTPVLMLTARDSLDNKLAGFDSGADDYLIKPFALQEVEVRLNALSRRGKGVQTRVLETGDLEYNLDTLEVRRQGKLLQLNPTALKILQALMEAAPAVVTRQELETRVWGEELPDSDSLRVHIHGLRAVVDKPFEVPLIQTRHGIGYRIATPES, from the coding sequence GTGAGAATCCTGGTAATCGAAGACAACAGCGACATTGCGGCCAATCTGGGCGACTACCTCGAGGACCGGGGCCACACCGTGGACTTCGCCGCCGATGGCGTGACCGGACTGCATCTGGCCGTAGTGCACGAGTTCGACGCGATCGTGCTGGATCTCAACCTGCCGGGAATGGACGGAATCGAGGTCTGCCGCAAGCTTCGCAACGAAGCACGCAAGCAGACCCCGGTGCTGATGCTGACCGCTCGTGACTCGCTGGACAACAAGCTGGCGGGTTTTGATTCCGGTGCGGACGACTACCTGATCAAGCCGTTCGCGCTGCAGGAAGTGGAAGTGCGTTTGAACGCGCTGTCCCGACGTGGCAAGGGGGTGCAGACCCGCGTGCTGGAAACCGGCGACCTGGAGTACAACCTGGACACGCTGGAAGTGCGCCGCCAGGGCAAGCTGCTGCAGCTCAACCCGACCGCACTGAAAATCCTGCAGGCGCTGATGGAAGCGGCGCCGGCCGTGGTCACCCGCCAGGAACTGGAAACCCGCGTGTGGGGCGAGGAGCTGCCCGACTCGGATTCGCTGCGCGTCCATATCCACGGTCTGCGTGCCGTGGTCGACAAGCCGTTCGAAGTGCCGCTGATCCAGACCCGCCATGGCATCGGATACCGCATCGCCACCCCGGAAAGCTGA
- the rimK gene encoding 30S ribosomal protein S6--L-glutamate ligase, translating into MKLAILSRNSSLYSTRRLVEAGRARGHTVRILDPLRCYMRIAADGFSMHYKGRPMTGVDMVIPRIGASITRYGTAVLRQFELMGARTPNPSDAILRSRDKLRAHQLLAAKGIDMPVTVFGDNPDDTVDLLSMLGPPPHVVKLNEGTQGRGVILTEKASASRGIVEALRGLYANFLMQEFIGEAKGADLRCFVVGDQVVASMQRQAPEGDFRSNLHAGGTAVAAKASRAEQQVAVRSAKALGLSVCGVDLIRSQRGPLVLEVNSTPGLEGIEAACGVDVAMRIIEHVEKLKKP; encoded by the coding sequence ATGAAGCTCGCCATCCTGTCCCGCAACAGCTCCCTGTATTCCACCCGCCGGCTGGTCGAGGCGGGGCGTGCGCGCGGCCACACGGTGCGCATCCTCGATCCGCTGCGCTGCTACATGCGCATCGCTGCCGACGGATTCTCGATGCACTACAAAGGGCGGCCGATGACCGGTGTGGACATGGTCATTCCGCGCATCGGTGCGTCGATCACGCGATATGGCACTGCGGTCCTGCGCCAGTTCGAGCTGATGGGCGCGCGTACGCCCAATCCGTCCGACGCGATCCTGCGCTCGCGCGACAAGCTGCGCGCGCATCAGCTGCTGGCGGCCAAAGGCATCGACATGCCGGTCACGGTGTTCGGCGACAACCCCGATGACACCGTCGATCTGCTGTCGATGCTGGGGCCGCCGCCGCATGTGGTGAAGCTCAACGAGGGAACGCAGGGGCGCGGCGTGATCCTGACCGAAAAGGCCAGTGCCTCGCGCGGGATCGTCGAGGCGCTGCGTGGCCTGTATGCCAACTTCCTCATGCAGGAGTTCATCGGAGAAGCCAAGGGGGCCGATCTGCGCTGTTTCGTGGTCGGCGACCAGGTGGTGGCCTCGATGCAGCGGCAGGCGCCTGAAGGCGACTTTCGTTCCAACCTGCACGCCGGCGGCACCGCCGTGGCGGCCAAGGCCAGCCGCGCCGAACAGCAGGTCGCGGTGCGCTCGGCCAAGGCTCTGGGGTTGTCGGTCTGCGGCGTCGACCTGATCCGCTCGCAGCGGGGCCCGCTGGTGCTGGAGGTCAACTCGACCCCGGGCCTGGAAGGTATCGAGGCAGCCTGCGGGGTGGACGTGGCCATGCGCATCATCGAGCACGTCGAGAAGCTGAAAAAACCCTGA
- a CDS encoding autotransporter outer membrane beta-barrel domain-containing protein, giving the protein MAAAIALAAVPAMAGESPYSHAVFFGDSLTDAGYFRPLLPPATQQVTGQFTTNPGWVWSQQVANYYGLNGTPNGNGQNGDNYAAGGARVSVEVTGALGPIPSLKTQLTRYLAANGGKADANALYTVWGGANDLFAAAAAPAQAQAIIGAAVTDQIALVGALKQAGAQYVLVPNLPNVGLTPSFRGPNAAAATALSAGYNNALYGGLKQAGIEFIPLDTFTVLSEVAANPAMYGFTNVTSTACTIDPANSTQSIIGCNPTSYVSPDAAKTYLFADGVHPTTAGHALLGQYAVSVLEGPRLQQVLSHSAQTIGRSRADQVGMHLGGRPADGLSWWGGVRGDMQRYDHADLYDGLAPAGLFGVDWSRDGMVFGGFGGYGRMDADFGNSRGDFTQSDTTLGLFAGWYGERAWVNGQVSYSWLDYDVTRKVQLGPATREHGGSADGSNLTAAINAGYEFGTEGGFRHGPVAAVIWQKVKIDGYTESADAGTLATALGYNNQELDSTVGRIGWQARFDGGTFKPYVQATYDHEFEDTKQASAWLQSLPELGSYRVPGLKFDKDYATLVLGARTELFGLQSNIGLSTSTAQKRARDATLFASFSGSF; this is encoded by the coding sequence ATGGCGGCCGCGATCGCACTGGCCGCGGTTCCGGCCATGGCAGGCGAATCCCCTTACTCGCACGCGGTGTTCTTCGGCGACAGCCTGACCGACGCGGGCTATTTCCGGCCGCTGCTGCCCCCGGCAACACAGCAGGTCACCGGCCAGTTCACCACCAATCCGGGCTGGGTCTGGTCGCAGCAGGTCGCCAACTACTACGGCCTGAACGGTACGCCCAACGGCAACGGCCAGAACGGCGACAACTATGCCGCCGGCGGTGCGCGCGTGTCGGTGGAGGTCACTGGTGCCCTGGGGCCCATTCCGTCGCTGAAGACGCAACTCACCCGCTACCTGGCCGCAAATGGCGGCAAAGCCGATGCCAACGCGCTGTACACCGTCTGGGGCGGCGCCAACGACCTGTTCGCGGCCGCTGCGGCGCCGGCACAGGCGCAGGCCATCATCGGCGCGGCCGTCACCGACCAGATCGCCCTGGTCGGCGCGCTGAAGCAGGCGGGCGCCCAGTACGTGCTGGTGCCGAACCTGCCCAACGTCGGCCTGACGCCGTCCTTCCGTGGCCCCAATGCCGCCGCCGCCACCGCGCTGTCGGCCGGCTACAACAACGCCCTGTATGGCGGGCTGAAGCAGGCGGGCATCGAATTCATCCCGTTGGATACCTTCACGGTGCTCAGTGAAGTGGCCGCCAATCCGGCCATGTACGGTTTCACCAACGTCACCAGCACGGCCTGCACCATCGACCCGGCCAATTCGACGCAGAGCATCATCGGCTGCAACCCGACGTCCTACGTCAGCCCGGATGCCGCGAAGACCTACCTGTTCGCCGACGGCGTGCATCCGACCACGGCAGGCCATGCACTGCTGGGCCAGTACGCGGTATCCGTGCTGGAAGGCCCGCGCCTGCAGCAGGTGCTCAGCCATTCGGCGCAGACCATCGGCCGTTCGCGCGCCGACCAGGTCGGCATGCATCTGGGCGGTCGTCCCGCTGACGGCCTGTCGTGGTGGGGCGGTGTGCGCGGCGACATGCAGCGTTATGACCACGCCGATCTCTACGACGGCCTGGCGCCGGCCGGCCTGTTCGGTGTCGACTGGTCGCGTGACGGCATGGTCTTTGGCGGCTTCGGTGGCTATGGACGCATGGATGCCGATTTCGGCAACAGCCGCGGCGATTTCACCCAGTCCGACACCACGCTGGGCCTGTTCGCTGGCTGGTACGGCGAGCGTGCCTGGGTCAACGGGCAGGTCAGCTACAGCTGGCTCGACTACGACGTGACCCGCAAGGTGCAGCTGGGTCCGGCCACCCGTGAGCATGGCGGTTCGGCAGATGGCAGCAATCTCACCGCCGCCATCAATGCGGGGTACGAGTTCGGCACCGAGGGCGGCTTCCGCCACGGTCCGGTGGCTGCCGTGATCTGGCAGAAGGTGAAGATCGACGGCTATACGGAGAGCGCCGACGCCGGCACGCTGGCCACTGCGCTGGGTTACAACAACCAGGAGCTGGACTCCACTGTCGGTCGCATCGGCTGGCAGGCGCGCTTCGATGGCGGCACCTTCAAGCCCTACGTGCAGGCCACCTACGACCACGAGTTCGAAGACACCAAGCAGGCCAGCGCCTGGCTGCAGTCCCTGCCGGAGCTGGGCAGCTACCGCGTGCCGGGCCTGAAGTTCGACAAGGATTACGCCACCTTGGTGCTGGGCGCCCGCACGGAGCTGTTCGGGCTGCAGAGCAACATCGGCCTGAGCACCTCCACCGCGCAGAAGCGTGCACGTGACGCGACGCTGTTTGCCAGCTTCAGCGGCAGTTTCTGA
- the thiS gene encoding sulfur carrier protein ThiS produces the protein MNIQLNGEPRTLHASATLHDLLEAEQLLQRRVAVEVNGEIVSRSRHGEHRLAEGDVVEIVHALGGG, from the coding sequence ATGAACATCCAGCTCAACGGCGAACCCCGCACCCTGCACGCTTCGGCAACCCTCCATGACCTGCTCGAGGCCGAGCAGCTGCTGCAGCGCCGGGTGGCGGTCGAGGTCAATGGCGAGATCGTCAGCCGCAGCCGCCATGGCGAGCACCGCCTTGCCGAAGGTGACGTGGTGGAGATCGTGCACGCCCTGGGTGGGGGTTGA
- a CDS encoding thiazole synthase — protein MNVHVSPDSLVIAGKTYGSRLLTGTGKFKDLEETRLATEAAGAQIVTVAIRRTNIGQNPGEPNLLDVLPPERFTILPNTAGCYTAEDAVRTCRLARELLDGHNLTKLEVLGDQKTLYPDVMQTLKAAEQLVKDGFEVMVYTSDDPILAKRLEEIGCAAVMPLAAPIGSGLGIQNKYNLLQIIEDARVPIIVDAGVGTASDAAIAMELGCDGVLMNTAIAGARSPVLMASAMRKAVEAGREAFLAGRIPRKRYASASSPVDGLIG, from the coding sequence ATGAACGTTCATGTCTCCCCCGATTCGCTGGTGATCGCCGGCAAGACCTACGGCTCGCGGCTGCTCACCGGCACCGGCAAGTTCAAGGATCTGGAAGAAACCCGCCTGGCCACCGAGGCCGCTGGCGCCCAGATCGTCACCGTGGCCATCCGCCGCACCAACATCGGGCAGAACCCCGGCGAGCCGAACCTGCTGGACGTGCTGCCGCCGGAGCGCTTCACCATCCTGCCCAACACCGCCGGCTGCTACACCGCCGAAGACGCGGTGCGCACGTGCCGCCTGGCCCGTGAACTGCTGGACGGCCACAACCTGACCAAGCTGGAAGTGCTGGGCGACCAGAAGACCCTGTACCCGGACGTGATGCAGACCCTCAAGGCCGCCGAACAGCTGGTCAAGGATGGCTTCGAGGTCATGGTCTACACCTCCGACGACCCGATCCTGGCCAAGCGCCTGGAAGAGATCGGCTGCGCTGCGGTGATGCCGCTGGCCGCGCCGATCGGTTCGGGCCTGGGCATCCAGAACAAGTACAACCTGCTGCAGATCATCGAAGACGCCCGGGTGCCGATCATCGTCGATGCCGGCGTCGGTACGGCATCGGATGCGGCGATCGCGATGGAGCTGGGCTGCGATGGCGTGCTCATGAACACGGCCATTGCCGGCGCGCGCAGCCCGGTGCTGATGGCCAGCGCGATGCGCAAGGCGGTCGAAGCCGGCCGTGAGGCGTTCCTGGCCGGGCGCATCCCGCGCAAGCGCTACGCCAGCGCGTCGTCGCCGGTGGATGGGTTGATCGGCTGA
- the trmB gene encoding tRNA (guanosine(46)-N7)-methyltransferase TrmB: MTNPFDSAGSKAPPKPFTVSEGRREVRSFVLRQGRFTPAQQRAFDERWPRFGLDYSGQPRDLDATFGRPAHKVLEIGFGNGAALRFAAQHDPSRDYIGIEVHAPGVGRLLNALADDNADHVRLYHHDAVEVLQNEIADGALDEVRIYFPDPWHKKRHNKRRLLQPAFAELLVRKLRAGGRLHCATDWEDYAEQMWDVLDATAGLVNRAGPRGSVPRPEWRPQTHFETRGQKLGHGVWDLLYDRT; encoded by the coding sequence ATGACCAATCCTTTCGACAGCGCTGGGTCCAAGGCCCCGCCCAAGCCGTTCACCGTCAGCGAGGGGCGCCGCGAGGTGCGCAGTTTCGTGCTGCGCCAGGGCCGCTTCACGCCTGCCCAGCAGCGCGCGTTCGACGAACGCTGGCCGCGCTTCGGCCTGGATTACAGCGGCCAGCCGCGCGACCTGGACGCCACCTTCGGTCGCCCGGCGCACAAGGTGCTGGAGATCGGCTTCGGCAACGGCGCTGCACTGCGCTTTGCTGCCCAGCATGACCCGTCGCGCGACTACATCGGCATCGAAGTGCACGCGCCCGGTGTCGGCCGCCTGCTGAACGCCCTGGCCGACGACAACGCCGACCACGTGCGCCTGTACCACCATGACGCGGTGGAAGTACTGCAGAACGAGATCGCCGATGGCGCGCTCGATGAAGTGCGCATCTACTTCCCGGACCCGTGGCACAAGAAGCGCCACAACAAGCGCCGACTGCTGCAGCCGGCCTTCGCAGAGCTGCTGGTGCGCAAGCTGCGTGCGGGCGGCCGCCTGCACTGCGCCACCGACTGGGAAGACTACGCCGAACAGATGTGGGACGTGCTCGATGCGACCGCCGGCCTGGTCAACCGGGCCGGTCCACGGGGCAGCGTGCCGCGCCCGGAATGGCGGCCGCAGACCCACTTCGAGACCCGCGGCCAGAAGCTCGGCCATGGCGTCTGGGACCTGTTGTACGACCGCACCTGA
- a CDS encoding SLC13 family permease, whose amino-acid sequence MDTALTLTNDMKLVLGLVGFTMAMFLFERIRADVVALVVLVVLGVTGLIAPEEIFGGFSGNAVMSIIATTILGAGLDRTGALNRLAAWLLRRGHGIEQRLLMMTTAIAGLNSSFMQNPSVMALYLPVASRLAARTGLTMQRLLLPISAAIVMGGALTMVGNSPLILLNDLLASANNNLPSGLASIEPLRMFAPLPIGVALLIASLLYFRYYGDRKLIEEETLVNDGVTPARTESYFAKTYGIEGDVFELVVTAESPLVGMTLGEAESLHDAPLLLALKTGNDTRLAPPAEMRIWVGSVLGAMGPREQIGDFAQNQFLRMSSRLKHLGDLFNPSRAGISEAVVPPTSNVIGKSAADLRLRKERGISLLAINRDKQVIREDVRDVQLRAGDMLVFHSIWTDLAQAAKSRDFVVVTDYPTGEQRPHKFKIAMAIFALTILIALTSKLPVALTLMTGVAGMLLTGVLRMDEAYASINWKTVFMMAGLIPLGWAMDSSGAAAWVAGHTIDKLPTGIPVWVLELALALLTTVFSLVISHVGATIVMVPIAVNLALAAGGNPTAFALIVALSASNNLMTASNPVISMITGPANYTPREMWRVGGPLSLIYTCVVVLMINLMF is encoded by the coding sequence ATGGATACCGCGCTGACGCTGACCAACGACATGAAGCTCGTACTCGGGCTGGTCGGCTTCACGATGGCGATGTTCCTGTTCGAGCGGATCCGCGCCGACGTCGTCGCGCTGGTGGTGCTGGTGGTACTGGGTGTGACCGGCCTGATCGCCCCGGAGGAAATCTTCGGCGGCTTCTCCGGCAACGCGGTGATGAGCATCATCGCCACCACCATCCTCGGTGCGGGCCTTGACCGCACCGGCGCACTGAACCGGCTCGCGGCCTGGCTGCTGCGACGCGGACATGGCATCGAGCAGCGCCTGCTGATGATGACCACGGCCATCGCCGGCCTGAACTCGTCCTTCATGCAGAACCCGTCGGTGATGGCGCTGTACCTGCCGGTCGCCTCGCGGTTGGCGGCACGCACCGGGCTGACCATGCAGCGGCTGCTGCTGCCGATCTCGGCGGCGATCGTGATGGGCGGTGCGCTGACCATGGTCGGCAACTCGCCGCTGATCCTGCTGAACGACCTGCTGGCCTCGGCCAACAACAACCTGCCCTCCGGCCTGGCCAGCATCGAGCCGCTGCGCATGTTCGCGCCGCTGCCGATCGGCGTGGCGCTGCTGATCGCCTCGCTGCTGTACTTCCGCTATTACGGCGATCGCAAGCTGATCGAGGAAGAGACCCTGGTCAACGATGGGGTCACCCCGGCCCGTACCGAGAGCTACTTCGCCAAGACCTACGGCATCGAAGGCGATGTGTTCGAACTGGTGGTCACCGCCGAAAGCCCGCTGGTCGGCATGACCCTGGGCGAGGCCGAGAGCCTGCATGACGCGCCGCTGCTGCTGGCGCTGAAGACCGGCAACGATACGCGGCTGGCGCCACCGGCGGAAATGCGCATCTGGGTGGGCAGTGTGCTGGGCGCGATGGGTCCGCGCGAGCAGATCGGCGATTTCGCCCAGAACCAGTTCCTGCGCATGTCCTCGCGGCTGAAGCACCTGGGCGACCTGTTCAATCCCAGCCGCGCGGGCATTTCCGAGGCGGTGGTGCCGCCGACCTCGAACGTGATCGGCAAGAGTGCGGCCGACCTGCGCCTGCGCAAGGAGCGCGGCATCAGCCTGCTGGCGATCAACCGCGACAAACAGGTGATCCGCGAGGACGTGCGCGACGTGCAGCTGCGCGCTGGCGACATGCTGGTCTTCCACAGCATCTGGACCGACCTGGCGCAGGCCGCCAAGAGCCGTGACTTCGTGGTGGTCACCGACTACCCGACCGGCGAACAGCGCCCGCACAAGTTCAAGATCGCCATGGCGATATTCGCGCTGACGATCCTGATCGCGCTGACCAGCAAGCTTCCGGTAGCGCTGACCCTGATGACCGGCGTGGCCGGCATGTTGCTGACGGGCGTGCTGCGGATGGACGAGGCCTATGCCTCGATCAACTGGAAAACCGTGTTCATGATGGCCGGACTGATCCCGCTCGGCTGGGCGATGGACTCCAGCGGCGCGGCGGCCTGGGTCGCCGGCCACACCATCGACAAGCTCCCCACCGGCATACCGGTGTGGGTGCTGGAGCTGGCCCTGGCGCTGCTGACAACGGTGTTCTCGCTGGTGATCAGCCATGTCGGCGCAACCATCGTGATGGTGCCCATCGCGGTGAATCTGGCGCTGGCGGCGGGTGGCAACCCCACCGCGTTCGCACTGATCGTGGCGCTGTCGGCCTCCAACAATCTGATGACGGCCTCCAATCCGGTCATCTCGATGATCACCGGCCCGGCCAACTACACCCCGCGCGAGATGTGGCGGGTCGGCGGACCGTTGTCGCTGATCTACACCTGTGTGGTGGTGCTGATGATCAACCTGATGTTCTGA
- a CDS encoding Rieske (2Fe-2S) protein translates to MTAAVALIALDAIADGAFAEVEAVVEGDAESLLLYRDGAQVRAFLNICPHADRRLDWAPGQFLKSREGHLVCAAHGASFALDSGDCIAGPCKGDRLRAVPVDVRDGQVYLA, encoded by the coding sequence ATGACTGCCGCTGTTGCCCTGATCGCCCTTGATGCCATTGCCGATGGTGCGTTTGCCGAGGTCGAAGCAGTGGTCGAGGGCGATGCCGAGTCGTTGCTGCTGTATCGCGACGGCGCACAGGTGCGCGCCTTCCTGAACATCTGCCCGCATGCCGACCGTCGCCTGGACTGGGCGCCGGGGCAGTTCCTGAAGAGCCGCGAGGGGCATCTGGTCTGCGCCGCCCACGGCGCCTCGTTCGCGCTGGACAGCGGTGACTGCATCGCCGGCCCCTGCAAGGGCGACCGCCTGCGCGCGGTGCCGGTGGACGTGCGTGATGGGCAGGTCTACCTGGCCTGA
- a CDS encoding fumarylacetoacetate hydrolase family protein yields MSDVSDVIPAPATPRVPVVGGGSFPVHRVYCVGRNFADHAREMGAAVPAADDRGRPMFFSKPADALVVGHDDAIPYPPATANLHHEVELVVAIGRDAPAGELPVADAEALVYGYAVGLDLTRRDLQAAAKEKGHPWDAAKGFDASAPISEIVHAGEVGDLAALNLSLEVNGEVRQQALLDQMIWNVPEILHELSKLWQLRAGDLVFMGTPSGVAALKPGDRFSARLENVAERHGVIAG; encoded by the coding sequence ATGTCCGATGTTTCCGATGTGATCCCTGCACCTGCCACGCCGCGTGTTCCGGTGGTGGGCGGTGGCAGCTTCCCCGTGCACCGCGTCTACTGCGTGGGTCGCAACTTTGCCGACCATGCGCGCGAAATGGGAGCCGCGGTGCCGGCGGCCGACGACCGCGGCCGGCCGATGTTCTTCAGCAAGCCTGCCGATGCGCTGGTGGTCGGCCATGACGATGCCATCCCCTATCCGCCCGCGACGGCCAACCTGCATCACGAAGTGGAGCTGGTGGTGGCCATCGGTCGTGATGCCCCGGCCGGCGAGCTTCCCGTGGCCGATGCCGAAGCGCTGGTGTACGGCTATGCCGTCGGCCTGGACCTGACCCGCCGCGATCTGCAGGCGGCCGCCAAGGAGAAGGGCCATCCCTGGGACGCCGCCAAGGGCTTCGATGCCTCCGCACCGATCAGCGAGATCGTGCATGCCGGCGAAGTGGGCGATCTGGCGGCGCTGAACCTGTCGCTGGAAGTCAACGGCGAAGTGCGTCAGCAGGCCCTGCTGGACCAGATGATCTGGAACGTGCCGGAAATCCTGCACGAGTTGTCCAAGCTGTGGCAGCTGCGCGCCGGTGACCTGGTGTTCATGGGCACGCCGTCCGGAGTGGCCGCACTGAAGCCGGGCGACCGTTTCAGCGCGCGCCTGGAAAACGTGGCCGAGCGCCACGGCGTGATCGCCGGCTGA
- the mscL gene encoding large-conductance mechanosensitive channel protein MscL, translating into MGVLTEFKEFAMRGNVIDLAVGVVIGAAFGKIVTALVEKIIMPPLGLLIGKVDFSQLAWTLSPARIGPDGKEIPAVVIGYGDFINTLIQFVIVAFAIFLVIKVINRLSRKKEAAPAAPAEEVVLLREIRDSLKK; encoded by the coding sequence ATGGGAGTGCTCACCGAATTCAAGGAATTCGCGATGCGCGGCAACGTCATCGACCTCGCCGTCGGCGTGGTGATCGGCGCCGCCTTCGGCAAGATCGTCACTGCACTGGTCGAGAAGATCATCATGCCGCCGCTGGGCCTGCTGATCGGCAAGGTGGACTTCTCGCAGCTGGCGTGGACGCTGTCGCCGGCACGCATCGGGCCGGACGGCAAGGAGATTCCGGCGGTGGTGATCGGCTACGGTGATTTCATCAACACCCTGATCCAGTTCGTGATCGTGGCGTTCGCCATTTTCCTGGTGATCAAGGTCATCAACCGTCTGTCGCGCAAGAAGGAAGCCGCTCCCGCCGCCCCGGCCGAGGAAGTGGTGCTGCTGCGCGAGATCCGCGACAGCCTGAAGAAATAA